In Helianthus annuus cultivar XRQ/B chromosome 9, HanXRQr2.0-SUNRISE, whole genome shotgun sequence, the following are encoded in one genomic region:
- the LOC110908199 gene encoding zinc finger CCCH domain-containing protein 62 isoform X1 gives MKPSIVVISDEDDDNEPNSDEESEEEELESENDSVYSDSDDPEYDDESDVENSDEEECFDDCTDNGVRLRQGSHDLPELSLNECKEYLRKHQLRLSGTKEECIQRIKEHGRLKDGRGELLYPRSSFSINCTGDACKGDVVLFRQKACKKRGNKVGKRTVAGRIVKESYGTSKQQHTFTVRVEVLWSKPFKSLPPLSTLLVKGRNLYRFGTYRQAWKNEAERLKVLGEKHTRGDAARYTRKRRQTEFASNNDKGGKRQKLSNGAPSQTKHQTRTDKHKSAKRRGAAPVTKSIAAHNKAQKTKFKTSKQPTFHGASSSSSVPYDRTPLPNLASSSFVPYDRTSLPNLPHVGFSSYGLYDGEQPRLSNVLARPPGYHHYNYGQPGPRHRFG, from the exons ATGAAACCCTCAATCGTCGTAATCTCCGATGAAGACGACGATAACGAACCAAACTCAGATGAAGAATCAGAAGAAGAAGAACTAGAATCGGAAAACGACAGCGTTTATAGCGATTCCGATGATCCGGAGTATGATGATGAAAGTGATGTTGAGAATTCGGATGAGGAAGAATGCTTTGATGATTGCACCGACAACGGAGTTCGTCTTCGTCAAG GAAGTCACGATTTACCGGAGCTAAGTCTTAACGAGTGTAAAGAATACCTGCGGAAGCATCAGTTGCGGTTATCTGGTACCAAGGAGGAATGCATACAACGAATCAAAGAGCATGGAAG GTTAAAAGATGGAAGGGGTGAATTACTTTATCCGAGATCATCGTTTTCCATCAACTGCACAGGTGATGCATGCAAAGGAGATGTTGTGTTGTTCAGACAAAAAGCATGCAAGAAGCGAGGAAATAAAGTGGGGAAAAGAACCGTTGCTGGGAGGATAGTTAAAGAAAGTTACGGTACATCAAAACAACAGCATACGTTCACTGTGAGG GTTGAAGTCTTGTGGAGTAAACCGTTTAAAAGCCTTCCCCCGCTTTCCACTTTGCTAGTGAAAGGTCGCAATCTCTACAGGTTTGGGACATACAGACAG GCTTGGAAGAATGAAGCCGAAAGATTAAAAGTTCTTGGAGAGAAACACACTCGAGGGGATGCAGCTAGATATACGCGAAAACGAAGGCAGACAGAATTTGCTTCcaataatgataaag GTGGAAAGCGTCAAAAGTTATCAAATGGAGCACCATCTCAAACTAAACACCAGACTCGAACCGATAAACACAAGTCTGCCAAGAGGCGCGGTGCAGCCCCTGTAACGAAAAGTATAGCAGCTCACAATAAGGCTCAAAAGACGAAATTTAAAACTTCAAAACAACCAACATTTCACGgggcgtcatcatcatcatctgtccCCTATGACAGAACACCGCTACCTAATTTGGCATCATCATCATTCGTCCCCTATGACAGAACATCGTTGCCTAATTTGCCGCATGTTGGGTTTTCAAGCTACGGTCTTTATGACGGTGAACAACCTAGACTTAGTAATGTTCTCGCTCGACCACCTGGTTACCACCATTACAACTATGGACAACCGGGTCCTAGGCATAGGTTTGGTTGA
- the LOC110908199 gene encoding zinc finger CCCH domain-containing protein 62 isoform X2, which translates to MKPSIVVISDEDDDNEPNSDEESEEEELESENDSVYSDSDDPEYDDESDVENSDEEECFDDCTDNGVRLRQGSHDLPELSLNECKEYLRKHQLRLSGTKEECIQRIKEHGRLKDGRGELLYPRSSFSINCTGDACKGDVVLFRQKACKKRGNKVGKRTVAGRIVKESYGTSKQQHTFTVEVLWSKPFKSLPPLSTLLVKGRNLYRFGTYRQAWKNEAERLKVLGEKHTRGDAARYTRKRRQTEFASNNDKGGKRQKLSNGAPSQTKHQTRTDKHKSAKRRGAAPVTKSIAAHNKAQKTKFKTSKQPTFHGASSSSSVPYDRTPLPNLASSSFVPYDRTSLPNLPHVGFSSYGLYDGEQPRLSNVLARPPGYHHYNYGQPGPRHRFG; encoded by the exons ATGAAACCCTCAATCGTCGTAATCTCCGATGAAGACGACGATAACGAACCAAACTCAGATGAAGAATCAGAAGAAGAAGAACTAGAATCGGAAAACGACAGCGTTTATAGCGATTCCGATGATCCGGAGTATGATGATGAAAGTGATGTTGAGAATTCGGATGAGGAAGAATGCTTTGATGATTGCACCGACAACGGAGTTCGTCTTCGTCAAG GAAGTCACGATTTACCGGAGCTAAGTCTTAACGAGTGTAAAGAATACCTGCGGAAGCATCAGTTGCGGTTATCTGGTACCAAGGAGGAATGCATACAACGAATCAAAGAGCATGGAAG GTTAAAAGATGGAAGGGGTGAATTACTTTATCCGAGATCATCGTTTTCCATCAACTGCACAGGTGATGCATGCAAAGGAGATGTTGTGTTGTTCAGACAAAAAGCATGCAAGAAGCGAGGAAATAAAGTGGGGAAAAGAACCGTTGCTGGGAGGATAGTTAAAGAAAGTTACGGTACATCAAAACAACAGCATACGTTCACT GTTGAAGTCTTGTGGAGTAAACCGTTTAAAAGCCTTCCCCCGCTTTCCACTTTGCTAGTGAAAGGTCGCAATCTCTACAGGTTTGGGACATACAGACAG GCTTGGAAGAATGAAGCCGAAAGATTAAAAGTTCTTGGAGAGAAACACACTCGAGGGGATGCAGCTAGATATACGCGAAAACGAAGGCAGACAGAATTTGCTTCcaataatgataaag GTGGAAAGCGTCAAAAGTTATCAAATGGAGCACCATCTCAAACTAAACACCAGACTCGAACCGATAAACACAAGTCTGCCAAGAGGCGCGGTGCAGCCCCTGTAACGAAAAGTATAGCAGCTCACAATAAGGCTCAAAAGACGAAATTTAAAACTTCAAAACAACCAACATTTCACGgggcgtcatcatcatcatctgtccCCTATGACAGAACACCGCTACCTAATTTGGCATCATCATCATTCGTCCCCTATGACAGAACATCGTTGCCTAATTTGCCGCATGTTGGGTTTTCAAGCTACGGTCTTTATGACGGTGAACAACCTAGACTTAGTAATGTTCTCGCTCGACCACCTGGTTACCACCATTACAACTATGGACAACCGGGTCCTAGGCATAGGTTTGGTTGA